In Raphanus sativus cultivar WK10039 chromosome 5, ASM80110v3, whole genome shotgun sequence, the following proteins share a genomic window:
- the LOC108863553 gene encoding protein disulfide-isomerase 5-2, whose protein sequence is MRSSGLMFWRISFLLALSISLSASSDDQFTIDGTVLELTDSNFESAISTFDCVFVDFYAPWCGHCKRLNPELDAAAPILAKLKQPIVIAKLNADKYSRLARKLEIDAFPTLMLYNHGVPMEYYGPRKAELLVRYLKKFVAPDVAVLESDSHVKEFVEDAGTAFPVFIGFGLNESLVSGLGRKYKKKAWFAVAKDASEDVMVAYDFDRAPALVAQHPAYNEHSVFYGPFEDGFLEEFVKQNFIPLILPINHNTLKLLKDDERKMVLTIVEDETHESMGKLVKALRAAAHANRDLVFGYVGVEQFEEFADSFHADKKAELPKIVVWDGDEEYEQVNVVETISHEEDHLTQVSRFLEGYREGKTEKKRIKGPSLMGFINSMIGVRSVYIIVFLVAVIMMLRSLGQVEEPARVRTAASDGQATGVLEGETSEHKPRDKED, encoded by the exons ATGCGTTCGTCAGGGTTGATGTTTTGGCGGATCTCGTTTCTTCTGGCGTTATCAATCTCACTCTCAGCTTCATCGGATGATCAGTTCACAATCGACGGAACAGTACTCGAACTCACCGACTCCAACTTCGAATCCGCGATTTCCACTTTCGATTGCGTCTTCGTCGATTTCTACGCTCCTTGGTGTGGTCACTGCAAGCGTCTTAACCCTGAg TTAGATGCAGCTGCTCCTATTCTTGCTAAATTGAAGCAGCCTATCGTCATTGCAAAGCTTAACGCTGACAAATACTCTCGTCTCGCACGCAAGCTTGAGATCGA TGCATTCCCCACCCTCATGCTCTATAACCATGGAGTGCCGATGGAGTATTACGGACCCAGGAAGGCTGAGTTACTCGTCCGTTACTTGAAGAAGTTTGTTGCTCCAGATGTTGCCGTTCTTGAATCAGACTCACACGTCAAGGAATTCGTCGAAGACGCCGGGACTGCCTTCCCTGTGTTCATCGGCTTCGGGTTGAACGAGTCTTTGGTATCTGGACTAGGTAGAAAGTACAAGAAAAAGGCGTGGTTTGCTGTCGCAAAGGATGCCTCAGAGGATGTAATGGTTGCCTATGATTTCGATAGGGCTCCTGCGTTAGTTGCTCAACATCCTGCGTACAATGAGCATAGTGTCTTCTACGGTCCTTTTGAAG atggTTTCTTGGAAGAGTTTGTGAAACAAAATTTCATTCCTTTGATTCTGCCAATTAACCATAACACCCTGAAGCTGCTGAAAGACGATGAGAGAAAGATGGTGTTGACAATTGTGGAAGATGAGACTCATGAAAGCATGGGAAAACTGGTCAAGGCACTGAGAGCAGCTGCTCATGCCAACCGCGACCTTGTTTTCGGTTACGTCGGTGTGGAGCAGTTTGAAGAGTTTGCAGACTCGTTTCATGCAGACAAGAAGGCAGAGCTGCCTAAGATTGTTGTGTGGGACGGAGATGAGGAGTATGAGCAG GTGAACGTCGTAGAGACGATTAGCCACGAGGAAGATCATTTGACTCAAGTCTCCCGGTTTCTGGAGGGATACAGAGAaggaaaaacagagaagaagagaatcaaAGGACCATCTTTGATGGGATTTATTAACTCGATGATCGGGGTTAGGTCCGTGTACATCATTGTGTTCTTGGTTGCTGTAATTATGATGCTACGGAGCCTCGGTCAAGTTGAGGAGCCTGCTCGGGTCAGGACCGCTGCATCCGATGGTCAGGCCACTGGTGTCCTTGAAGGTGAAACCAGTGAGCATAAGCCCAGAGACAAAGAAGACTAG